The following are from one region of the Littorina saxatilis isolate snail1 linkage group LG2, US_GU_Lsax_2.0, whole genome shotgun sequence genome:
- the LOC138960054 gene encoding uncharacterized protein has protein sequence MFCWCKNCKGPSKPKSRGKDTFVNCNVNCGMNATKPTAISTIDNDFPTSKSTTPTDYKASYDNDIHEPPSNEHAVNVSKGSYPDVGNKDGLPYWPKASKPKSRGKDTFVNCNVNHARNDVKPTPIATIDNAFPTSKRTTPTDYNDGLPNWPKASKPKSRGKDTFVNCNVNHARNAVKPTRIATIDNAFPTSICATPTDYNDGLYSSRWRLTLQIRPTGFPAQ, from the exons ATGTTCTGCTGGTGCAAGAACTGcaaag GGCCATCCAAGCCCAAGTCCAGAGGCAAAGACACTTTCGTCAACTGCAATGTCAACTGCGGTATGAACGCTACCAAGCCAACAGCCATCTCCACCATCGACAACGACTTCCCCACCAGCAAAAGCACAACGCCCACAGACTACAAAGCGTCCTACGACAACGATATTCATGAACCTCCTTCCAACGAACATGCCGTCAACGTcagcaagggaagctaccctGATGTTGGAAACAAGGATGGTCTCCCTTACTGGCCCAAGGCATCCAAGCCTAAGTCCAGAGGCAAAGACACCTTTGTAAACTGCAATGTCAACCACGCTAGGAACGATGTCAAGCCAACACCCATAGCCACCATCGACAACGCCTTCCCCACCAGCAAACGCACAACGCCCACAGACTACAACGATGGTCTCCCTAACTGGCCCAAGGCATCCAAGCCGAAGTCCAGAGGCAAAGACACCTTTGTAAACTGCAATGTCAACCACGCTAGGAACGCTGTCAAGCCAACACGCATCGCCACCATCGACAACGCCTTCCCCACCAGCATATGCGCAACACCCACAGATTACAACGATGGTCTTTACTCGTCCAGGTGGCGGCTTACTCTGCAGATACGACCAACGGGCTTCCCTGCTCAATAA